Proteins from one bacterium BMS3Abin08 genomic window:
- the hom gene encoding homoserine dehydrogenase, with protein sequence MILNVGIIGFGTVGLGTARILIDNAGVIREKSGMDLNLLKIADLDIESDRGLSLKAGTLTTDVKEILENPDIHVVVELIGGIHPAKEFILEAIRKGKHVVTANKALLATEGEDIFKEAVERSVMVGFEASVAGGIPIIKVMREGLVANRIVSIYGIINGTSNYILTKMTDDGVDFDTALKEAQALGYAEADPSFDIEGIDSAHKLTLLASLAYGVPLSYDRIYVEGISRISSLDIEFAREFGYRIKLLAITKLLDGYVELRVHPTMIPADYMISKVDGVLNAVYVVGDAVGETLFYGRGAGDMPTGSAVVSDIVEIGKRIEGGCRSADGLDYIGKRKDLGIKSIGDIESMYYFRFSVLDRPGVLSKISGILGDGNISIASVIQKGRKAGETVPLVLLTHTARERDVLKAIKEIDALDVVSERTTFIRVEGDGIKN encoded by the coding sequence GTGATTCTTAATGTAGGGATAATCGGGTTCGGTACCGTAGGGTTGGGAACGGCAAGGATCCTGATAGACAATGCCGGTGTTATCAGGGAGAAGTCGGGCATGGATCTGAACCTCTTAAAGATTGCAGATCTCGATATAGAAAGTGACAGGGGCCTGAGCCTGAAGGCCGGGACCCTGACGACTGATGTAAAAGAGATCCTGGAAAATCCGGATATTCATGTGGTTGTTGAGCTGATTGGGGGCATCCATCCGGCTAAGGAGTTTATCCTTGAGGCAATAAGAAAGGGAAAGCATGTCGTTACGGCAAACAAGGCCCTGCTGGCAACAGAAGGGGAGGATATCTTTAAGGAGGCCGTTGAGAGGTCGGTTATGGTGGGTTTTGAGGCCTCTGTTGCCGGAGGGATCCCCATAATAAAGGTGATGAGGGAGGGCCTTGTGGCAAACAGGATTGTCTCTATTTACGGGATCATCAACGGTACGTCCAATTATATACTGACAAAGATGACGGATGACGGTGTGGACTTTGATACAGCGCTCAAAGAGGCCCAGGCTCTCGGTTATGCAGAGGCGGATCCCTCTTTTGACATCGAGGGAATCGACTCTGCGCATAAGCTGACGCTCCTTGCATCGCTTGCTTACGGGGTTCCCCTCTCATATGACAGGATTTACGTTGAGGGCATATCCCGCATAAGCTCGCTGGATATAGAGTTTGCCCGGGAATTCGGGTACAGGATCAAGCTTCTTGCAATAACGAAGCTGCTGGATGGATATGTGGAGTTAAGGGTCCATCCTACGATGATACCTGCAGATTACATGATATCAAAGGTGGACGGTGTACTTAACGCCGTATATGTAGTTGGCGATGCAGTGGGAGAGACGCTTTTTTACGGCAGGGGAGCAGGCGATATGCCCACGGGGAGCGCCGTAGTAAGCGACATCGTGGAAATAGGGAAAAGGATTGAAGGAGGATGCCGTTCAGCCGATGGGCTGGATTATATCGGTAAGAGGAAGGACCTGGGTATAAAGTCGATAGGGGACATCGAATCCATGTACTATTTCCGGTTCAGTGTCCTTGACAGGCCCGGTGTCCTCTCGAAGATATCCGGGATACTCGGGGATGGTAACATTAGTATAGCCTCCGTCATACAGAAGGGGAGAAAAGCCGGCGAGACGGTTCCCCTTGTGCTGCTGACTCATACGGCAAGGGAAAGAGACGTCCTGAAAGCGATTAAGGAGATAGACGCGCTTGATGTGGTTTCCGAGAGAACGACATTTATCCGGGTCGAGGGTGATGGAATCAAAAATTGA
- the alaC gene encoding glutamate-pyruvate aminotransferase AlaC — protein MNDSSSPKGFAFNRIRRLPPYVFSIVNNLKYEARRSGEDIIDLGMGNPDVPTPPHIIEKLCEASRNPKNHRYSASRGITQLRMAICEWYKRRFDVELDPDSEAVVTIGSKEGLSHLVLSIVEPGDVALTPTPAYPIHPYSVIIAGGEVRSVPIGPGIDFLEELEKAFRNTWPRPKLLIINFPHNPTTEVVDLEFFRKVIDFAKENNLIVLHDLAYADLVFDGFKTSSILQVPGAKDVAVEFFSLTKSYSMAGWRVGFCVGNRELVGALMKIKSYLDYGMFQPIQIASIIALRGPQGCVEEIRKIYEKRRNTLCRGLNRIGWKIDPPKATMFVWARIPEPYIKMGSLEFAKFILKEAKVAISPGIGFGEGGDEYIRFALVENDHRIRQAVKGIKGLFR, from the coding sequence ATGAATGACAGCAGTAGTCCCAAGGGTTTTGCCTTTAACAGGATAAGGAGACTTCCACCCTATGTGTTCTCCATAGTTAATAACCTCAAGTATGAGGCCAGGAGGAGTGGGGAGGATATAATAGACCTGGGTATGGGGAATCCGGATGTTCCCACGCCTCCTCATATTATAGAAAAGCTCTGTGAGGCCTCAAGAAACCCGAAGAACCACAGGTATTCAGCTTCCAGGGGTATCACTCAGCTGAGAATGGCAATTTGTGAGTGGTACAAGAGGCGGTTTGATGTGGAGCTCGACCCTGACTCAGAGGCGGTGGTAACAATCGGTTCAAAGGAGGGGCTCAGCCATCTGGTCCTCTCAATAGTGGAGCCGGGGGATGTTGCGCTTACTCCCACCCCCGCCTATCCTATACACCCGTATAGTGTTATAATCGCCGGTGGTGAGGTCAGGAGCGTCCCTATCGGTCCCGGTATCGATTTTCTTGAAGAACTGGAAAAGGCGTTCAGGAATACCTGGCCCAGGCCGAAACTGTTGATAATCAACTTTCCCCATAATCCTACAACCGAGGTTGTCGACCTCGAGTTTTTCAGGAAAGTGATAGATTTTGCCAAAGAGAACAACCTCATAGTGCTCCATGATCTTGCCTATGCGGATCTCGTTTTTGACGGCTTCAAGACATCCAGCATTCTGCAGGTTCCCGGGGCCAAGGATGTTGCTGTTGAGTTTTTTTCGCTCACGAAGAGTTACTCCATGGCAGGCTGGCGTGTAGGGTTCTGTGTAGGTAACAGGGAACTGGTGGGAGCGCTCATGAAGATAAAGAGTTACCTTGATTACGGCATGTTTCAGCCTATCCAGATAGCAAGTATTATAGCCCTCAGGGGTCCCCAGGGTTGTGTGGAAGAGATCAGAAAGATATATGAAAAGAGGAGGAACACCCTCTGCAGGGGACTGAACAGGATCGGTTGGAAGATTGATCCTCCGAAGGCTACCATGTTTGTATGGGCCAGGATCCCCGAGCCCTATATTAAGATGGGATCGCTGGAGTTTGCCAAGTTTATTTTAAAGGAGGCAAAGGTTGCCATCTCTCCGGGCATCGGTTTCGGAGAGGGCGGAGATGAATATATAAGGTTTGCCCTTGTTGAGAACGATCACAGGATCAGGCAGGCGGTTAAAGGTATAAAGGGGTTATTCAGGTGA
- the moeZ gene encoding putative adenylyltransferase/sulfurtransferase MoeZ — MEFTDEQIQRYSRHIILPEVGGKGQKKLLEAKVFIVGAGGLGCPVGYYLAAAGVGTIGIIDNDTIELSNLQRQIAHNTERVGMYKADSAKMTFEALNPDVKVVSIKERISKDNIMDLIRDYDLVVDGSDNFPTRYLVNDASVLMKKPLVSGAILRFEGQVTTILPGEGHCYRCLFEEPPPPGLVPSCQEAGVLGAITGVVGSLQALEVLKIILQRGEPLMNQLLIFDALKTSFRKVKVPRNPDCPVCGDNPTIRELQDYEAEYCGTEL; from the coding sequence ATGGAATTCACCGATGAGCAGATTCAGAGATACAGCAGACATATTATCCTTCCGGAGGTTGGTGGAAAGGGTCAGAAAAAACTCCTTGAAGCAAAGGTTTTTATCGTTGGCGCAGGCGGACTTGGTTGCCCTGTCGGTTATTATCTTGCGGCAGCCGGTGTTGGTACGATCGGGATAATCGACAATGATACCATCGAGCTCAGCAATCTTCAGAGACAGATTGCACACAACACCGAAAGGGTCGGTATGTATAAGGCAGACTCGGCAAAGATGACCTTCGAGGCGCTCAATCCTGATGTGAAGGTCGTTTCCATAAAGGAGAGGATATCCAAGGACAATATAATGGACCTTATCAGGGACTATGATCTGGTCGTTGATGGAAGCGATAACTTTCCAACCCGCTACCTTGTAAACGATGCCTCCGTGCTGATGAAAAAACCCCTGGTAAGCGGAGCCATTCTGAGGTTTGAGGGGCAGGTTACAACGATTCTCCCGGGAGAGGGACACTGTTACAGGTGTCTTTTTGAAGAGCCCCCGCCCCCCGGTCTTGTACCTTCGTGCCAGGAAGCAGGTGTCCTTGGTGCCATTACCGGCGTTGTTGGAAGCTTACAGGCTTTGGAGGTTCTTAAGATTATTCTTCAGAGGGGTGAGCCCCTGATGAATCAGCTCCTGATCTTCGACGCATTGAAGACTTCCTTCAGGAAGGTGAAGGTTCCCAGGAACCCGGACTGCCCTGTGTGCGGCGATAACCCCACGATCAGGGAGCTTCAGGATTACGAGGCGGAATACTGTGGAACGGAATTGTAG